Genomic DNA from Candidatus Rokuibacteriota bacterium:
TGCGGCCCCATGTGATCGAGGGGTGGTGGAAGGACACGGGCAAGCTGGACGACCTCCTGGAGGCCAACCGCATCATCCTCGATGCCCTCGAGCCCCGCGTGGAAGGGGAGGTCGAGGCCTCGGAGGTGCACGGGAAAGTGGTCATCGAGGCTGGAGCGAAGATCGTGAGGAGCGTGGTCCGCGGGCCCGCCATCATCGGCAAAGGCGCCATGCTCGAGAACGCGTACATCGGGCCCTTCACCGCGGTCGGCGATCAGGTGGTCATCCGCGGCAGCGAGGTGGAGCACTCGATCATCCTCGAAGGCTCCAGCATCCTGGACATCAGCGGGCGGATCGAATCGAGCCTGGTGGGGCGGAACGTGACCATCTATCGCTCCGAAGCCAAGCCCAAGTCCTACAACCTGATGCTTGGCGACCGCTCCCAGGTCGGGCTCGTTTGAGCGCGGATCCGGTGCCGCGGTCGAAGACGGGGAAACGCCCATGGAGCTGAGCGACGAAGCCCGGCGCGCGTTTCGCCTCCAGGACTACACGCCGAAGCCCCAGATCAAGGGCGTCGAGATCGTGGGGCTCGCCCGCCACACCGACGACGGCGGCTCCTTCACCGAGCTCGGGCGCTTCACCGCGGGGGCGTGCGGCGCGTTTCCCGGCTTCGTCCTGGCCCAGCTGAACTACAGCGAGCTGGAGCCGGGAGTGATGAAGGCCTTCCATCTCCACCGCCGGCAGACCGACATCTGGTACGTTCCGCCCGCCGACAAGATCCTCCTTTTGCTGATCGACCTCCGCGCCGGCTCACCCACCGAAGGGGCGCGGATGCGTCTCGTGCTGGGCGACGGTCACTCCCGCCTCGTGCTGATCCCCCCGGGCGTGGCGCACGGGTGCCGGAACCTGGGGCCGGTCCGTGGCCGGATCATCTACTTTACGGACACCCACTTCTCGCCGGATCCCGGTTCCTCCGACGAAGGCCGCCTCCCCTGGGACTTTGCCGGTGCCGCCATCTGGGAGACATCGCGTGAGTAGCGAGGCGTCGAGCCGCCCGCCGGGTCCTGTCCCGGCGAGCAGCCCCACCGTCGGGGCCACCCCCGCCCCACCCGCTTCGCGGGTACCCGGGGACCCCCGGCCCCTCCGGTGGGCGCCCCGCTCGCCGTGCCACCCGCTGGGCGGCTCGGTAGAGAGCACGCCCGCGCCCTGCGTCGGGGATGCACTGCCGAGCGAATCCGACGAGCCGTAGCGGGCGGCGAAGCGCAGGACGCCGCAGCGCTCCGAGCGGTCCAACGCTGTTGGGCCGCGAGGACTACCCCCCGCCGCGGGGGGATGGGGGGGCCAGCGGAGGCGTTCGAGCGAGCCAAGCCCGTCGAGGCGAGGTGGCCTGAGCGGAGGCAGGGCGCCCCGGCGCAGGGCTAATAAGAGACACGACTGATGAAGGTGCTGGTTACCGGCGGGGCGGGGTTCATCGGCTCCAACTTCGTCCGTCACCTCCTCACGAAGTATCCCGGCTACTCGGTCATCAACCTCGACAAGCTCACCTACGCCGGCAACCTGGAGAACCTCCGGGATGTCGAGCGCGATCCCCGCTACCGGTTCGTCCACGGAGACATCTGCGACGCGGGCCTGGTGCGGGACGTCGCGCGGGGCGCGGACGCCATCGTCAACTTCGCTGCGGAGAGTCACGTTGATCGATCCATCCTGGCGGCCGACGATTTCATCCGGACCGACGTGTTCGGGACCTTCACGCTCCTGGAGGCAGTGAACGCGCTCCGCATCCCCCGGTATTTGCAGGTCTCCACCGACGAGGTGTACGGTTCGATCGAGCGTGGCGCGTTCAAGGAGACCGCGCCGCTCGACCCCTCGAGCCCATACTCGGCCTCGAAGGCGGGGGGCGATCTGCTGGCCCTCGCGTACTGGAAGACCCATCGCCTCCCGATCATCATCACGCGGAGCTCGAACAACTTCGGCCCCTACCAGTATCCGGAGAAGATCATCCCGCTCTTCATCACCAACGCGCTCGAGGGCCGGCCGCTCCCGCTCTACGGCGACGGCCGGAACGTGCGCGACTGGCTCTACGTGCTGGATAACTGTGCCGCCATCGATTTGGTGCTGCACAAAGGGGGCGAGGGCGAGGTCTACAACGTCGGGGCCGGCACCGAGGTCGAGAACATCGTCCTCACGCGCAAGATCCTCGAGATCCTCGACAAGTCGGAGAGCCTGATTCAGCCGGTCCCTGATCGTCCCGGTCACGATCGCCGCTACGCCCTGGACTTGA
This window encodes:
- a CDS encoding dTDP-4-dehydrorhamnose 3,5-epimerase family protein; this translates as MELSDEARRAFRLQDYTPKPQIKGVEIVGLARHTDDGGSFTELGRFTAGACGAFPGFVLAQLNYSELEPGVMKAFHLHRRQTDIWYVPPADKILLLLIDLRAGSPTEGARMRLVLGDGHSRLVLIPPGVAHGCRNLGPVRGRIIYFTDTHFSPDPGSSDEGRLPWDFAGAAIWETSRE
- the rfbB gene encoding dTDP-glucose 4,6-dehydratase — encoded protein: MKVLVTGGAGFIGSNFVRHLLTKYPGYSVINLDKLTYAGNLENLRDVERDPRYRFVHGDICDAGLVRDVARGADAIVNFAAESHVDRSILAADDFIRTDVFGTFTLLEAVNALRIPRYLQVSTDEVYGSIERGAFKETAPLDPSSPYSASKAGGDLLALAYWKTHRLPIIITRSSNNFGPYQYPEKIIPLFITNALEGRPLPLYGDGRNVRDWLYVLDNCAAIDLVLHKGGEGEVYNVGAGTEVENIVLTRKILEILDKSESLIQPVPDRPGHDRRYALDLTKLRSLGWVPAHAFEAALRATVEWYRANEAWWRPLKSGAFREYYRRQYGGRR